One genomic segment of Candidatus Baltobacteraceae bacterium includes these proteins:
- a CDS encoding class I SAM-dependent methyltransferase, translated as MTPYLARLRAGDVPTVAEWNQHLITFHRAFADATSGTISLFRADGGATSYELLARRVRELAPQAHDVLDLGCGNGTLLAQIARAYGKDITLHGVDLSEDEIARARRVAPLALLRCADAADGLGQNTYDVVLAHLTLAIVSRLRTVVERIHAALRPGALFACIVEDLGAPESIFRIVGAALASLGADWPSFRLVIPEREAIEHDEGLSSLLTAAGFHEQLIERTVLRSTLSLDQLWTFTRNMYPFGLLERPMQDALRDRLFAFASEIGGSNGYVTTSLPLRLVTARAD; from the coding sequence GTGACGCCCTATCTCGCGCGCCTGCGCGCCGGCGACGTCCCGACGGTCGCGGAGTGGAATCAGCATCTGATCACGTTCCATCGCGCGTTCGCCGATGCCACCTCGGGAACGATCTCGCTTTTCCGCGCCGACGGCGGCGCGACGTCGTATGAACTGCTCGCCCGGCGGGTGCGGGAACTGGCGCCGCAGGCTCACGACGTGCTCGACCTGGGCTGCGGGAACGGAACGCTGCTGGCGCAGATCGCGCGCGCGTACGGCAAGGACATCACACTGCACGGGGTCGATCTTTCCGAGGACGAGATCGCGCGTGCCCGGCGCGTCGCACCGCTTGCCTTGCTACGGTGCGCCGATGCGGCTGATGGCCTAGGCCAAAATACCTATGACGTCGTCCTCGCCCATTTGACTCTGGCGATCGTTTCGCGTCTGCGCACGGTCGTGGAGCGGATTCACGCCGCCTTGCGTCCGGGCGCCCTCTTTGCGTGCATCGTTGAAGATCTCGGTGCACCGGAGTCGATCTTCCGCATCGTCGGCGCGGCGCTGGCTTCGCTGGGCGCCGATTGGCCTTCGTTCAGGCTGGTCATTCCCGAGCGCGAAGCCATCGAGCACGACGAGGGCCTGAGCTCATTGTTGACCGCCGCCGGTTTTCACGAACAGCTGATCGAGCGGACCGTGCTGCGGAGCACGCTTTCGCTCGATCAGCTGTGGACGTTTACGCGGAACATGTATCCGTTCGGGTTGCTCGAACGGCCGATGCAAGACGCGTTGCGCGACCGGTTGTTTGCATTCGCGTCGGAGATCGGGGGTTCCAACGGCTATGTTACGACGTCCCTACCGCTACGGCTGGTTACCGCCCGCGCTGATTAA
- a CDS encoding YcaO-like family protein produces the protein MDAHRRRVAVFAGPSLPFEDRVAIAGVVYLPPASRGDVERAAREHDVVLLIDGVFHHDLAPSPKECYAAVSRARMFGASSMGALRAAECAPYGFTPLGTIANWYARDVIDGDDEVAVLTHPETHDALSVPLVNVRYVARLACRRGLLGAAERDDFIRRARAIFYADRSWDDVLEGAPKDARAAIASIARSQGDLKRMDARFGLRTVLRSRARRGRAGGETAAPTRVTIALQPAADTAPIVLPPSVRKAPQTYDRAVPFTQTVALVPELRRRYGITRVADTTHLDRTRIPTYSALVPHSPDLLGVYNGKGMTPESAMASAVMEAAERQIGAAVNLPLFRESLRIVGERIDLAACGVREDAGDRTVECVLGTELLTGEAIPVPLAMVQCPWFGERLFDVTSTNGLASGNNLTEAIYHALCELIERHIWSMYHVRCSLVPRFYLGPEAGDRAGAPRIALPAGEANVDRLVREIVEAGLTVRALALQEGALPITVIASVTEEDATPPMAHMGLGCALSPAHALTRALTEAVQSRVVDIQAAREDILRSDEPKGIMGDHARRLKAIPTKQWYYDLPAREIFLRDLPDRSSDDLAADLRTTLELLREDGFDSVVAIDLSPPDLPIAVVRTIVPGLETFVFTGAMGSRARALLNPFALHR, from the coding sequence GTGGACGCTCACCGCCGCCGGGTCGCCGTATTTGCCGGCCCTTCGTTGCCGTTTGAAGATCGCGTCGCGATCGCCGGCGTCGTTTATCTTCCGCCCGCATCGCGCGGCGACGTCGAGCGCGCAGCGCGAGAACACGACGTCGTCCTATTGATCGACGGCGTCTTTCATCACGATCTCGCGCCTTCGCCCAAGGAATGCTACGCCGCGGTGAGCCGCGCGCGAATGTTCGGCGCATCGAGCATGGGCGCGCTGCGCGCGGCCGAGTGCGCGCCGTACGGATTCACGCCGCTCGGCACGATCGCCAATTGGTATGCGCGCGACGTGATCGACGGCGACGACGAAGTGGCCGTGCTCACGCACCCGGAGACGCACGACGCATTGAGCGTGCCCCTGGTCAACGTGCGTTATGTCGCCCGCCTCGCTTGCCGTCGCGGGTTGCTTGGCGCGGCCGAACGCGACGACTTCATTCGACGCGCGCGAGCGATCTTTTATGCGGATCGCAGCTGGGACGACGTGCTCGAAGGTGCGCCGAAGGATGCCCGTGCGGCAATCGCGTCGATCGCGCGATCGCAGGGTGACCTCAAGCGCATGGACGCGCGCTTTGGTCTGCGCACGGTGCTGCGCAGCCGCGCTCGCCGCGGGCGCGCAGGCGGTGAAACCGCGGCACCGACCCGTGTTACGATCGCGCTCCAGCCTGCGGCCGATACGGCGCCGATCGTTCTGCCGCCATCGGTTCGCAAGGCGCCGCAGACGTACGATCGCGCCGTTCCGTTTACGCAGACGGTCGCGCTGGTACCCGAGCTGCGCCGGCGGTACGGGATCACTCGCGTCGCCGACACGACCCATCTCGATCGCACCCGGATTCCCACCTACTCCGCGCTGGTGCCGCATTCACCCGATCTGCTCGGCGTCTACAACGGAAAGGGAATGACGCCGGAAAGCGCGATGGCAAGTGCGGTCATGGAAGCGGCGGAACGGCAGATCGGGGCGGCCGTGAACCTCCCACTCTTCCGGGAATCGCTGCGGATCGTCGGCGAGCGCATCGATCTTGCGGCGTGCGGCGTGCGTGAGGACGCCGGCGACCGCACGGTCGAGTGCGTGCTCGGCACCGAGCTGCTCACGGGTGAGGCGATCCCCGTTCCGCTTGCGATGGTGCAATGCCCGTGGTTCGGGGAGCGCCTCTTCGACGTCACCTCGACCAACGGTCTCGCCTCGGGCAATAATCTCACCGAGGCGATCTACCACGCGCTCTGCGAGCTGATCGAGCGTCATATCTGGTCGATGTACCACGTCCGCTGTTCACTCGTCCCGCGGTTCTATCTCGGGCCGGAAGCCGGCGATCGTGCGGGCGCGCCGCGAATCGCGCTGCCGGCCGGCGAGGCGAACGTCGACCGGCTCGTGCGCGAAATCGTCGAAGCCGGACTCACGGTTCGCGCGCTCGCGCTGCAAGAGGGTGCGCTCCCCATAACGGTCATCGCCTCGGTCACCGAGGAAGACGCAACTCCGCCGATGGCGCACATGGGGCTGGGCTGCGCGCTCTCTCCCGCGCATGCGCTGACGCGCGCGCTCACCGAGGCGGTGCAAAGCCGCGTGGTCGATATTCAAGCGGCGCGCGAAGACATTCTGCGTTCCGACGAGCCCAAGGGAATCATGGGTGACCACGCGCGGCGTTTGAAAGCGATTCCCACCAAACAGTGGTACTACGACCTGCCTGCGCGGGAGATATTCTTGCGCGATTTGCCGGACCGCAGCAGCGATGATTTGGCTGCCGACCTGCGCACGACGCTCGAGTTGCTGCGCGAGGACGGGTTTGACAGCGTCGTCGCGATCGATCTCTCGCCGCCGGATCTCCCGATCGCGGTCGTGAGAACGATCGTTCCGGGTCTGGAAACGTTCGTCTTCACCGGCGCCATGGGCTCACGCGCGCGTGCGCTGCTGAATCCCTTTGCTTTGCATCGCTAG
- a CDS encoding nucleotidyl transferase AbiEii/AbiGii toxin family protein gives MNQTYIDTARMMAEVAPFIFTDERLALKGGTAINLFLRDMPRLSVDLDLAFTDYRVPRSAAISAINDAIRNARDRLIARGFQAHVPAQGDAIEAKLLITRGTIRVKIEVNKVIRGTVEPIQRLSLAPRARNTLLRDLDLPVLSPHDVYGGKLVAALDRQHPRDLFDVLQLFANEGITPDIRRSFVVYLASHNRPIHEVLFPTELDISRDYEQTFRGMMAEPVELSELLSARNRLFNDLPKSLTPDERQFLISLANADPQWKLLDIEHVARLPAIKWKVQNLQKLAKENNAKLRAQADELAGRFAGIP, from the coding sequence GTGAACCAAACATATATCGACACCGCCCGAATGATGGCTGAAGTTGCACCTTTCATCTTTACAGACGAGAGGCTCGCGCTAAAGGGCGGCACCGCGATCAATCTCTTTCTACGCGACATGCCGCGTCTGTCCGTCGACTTGGATTTGGCGTTCACGGACTACAGAGTGCCGCGTTCTGCCGCTATATCCGCCATAAACGACGCAATTCGGAACGCTCGCGATCGTCTCATTGCGCGCGGCTTTCAGGCTCATGTACCGGCTCAGGGCGATGCTATTGAAGCGAAGCTCCTGATTACACGGGGCACAATCCGCGTAAAGATCGAAGTAAACAAAGTCATCCGCGGAACGGTCGAGCCGATTCAGCGTCTTTCACTTGCGCCTAGGGCAAGAAACACACTCTTGCGAGATCTGGACTTGCCCGTTCTCTCTCCCCACGACGTCTATGGGGGCAAGCTGGTCGCCGCGCTCGATCGGCAGCATCCACGCGACCTCTTCGACGTATTGCAGCTATTTGCGAATGAAGGCATTACGCCAGATATCAGGCGGAGCTTTGTTGTTTACTTGGCCAGTCATAACCGACCAATCCATGAAGTGCTCTTTCCTACAGAACTAGACATATCGCGCGACTATGAGCAGACCTTCCGTGGTATGATGGCCGAACCGGTCGAGTTGTCCGAATTGCTTTCGGCTCGTAACCGTCTGTTCAACGACCTTCCCAAGTCTTTAACACCCGATGAGAGGCAATTCCTAATTTCGCTCGCTAATGCTGATCCGCAATGGAAACTGCTCGATATCGAACATGTTGCGCGATTACCCGCGATTAAATGGAAAGTGCAAAACCTGCAAAAGCTCGCGAAAGAGAATAACGCCAAGTTGCGCGCCCAGGCCGACGAGCTCGCTGGTCGCTTCGCGGGCATCCCGTGA
- a CDS encoding GAF domain-containing protein: protein MRFAGRVVLVVVTALVIVIFYAPIGHTDFAGNWLGGTYGVRMESAVNPRVQSVTPGSPAAQAGVCSGDILQIPPFSKTFTAFAYPRAGDRAAFMLKHADGSTYIANLTARQIPFTRGAQALGVIAMLPSTIFVVIAFVLVFLRPSVMTWSFYAYATGFLSTTPSFAYFTPYLPTGEYLVLSFLLSTVWGNFAVFPLLPFVLRFPDDKLTGFARSVDRAVWAAITVVFLAYAYEWYLRWSSGVPVWMGYALDTWLPLAVFATATFFMVKKYQHARAEIRQRFRFLIVGFVVSFIAYAIYFIPGVPPLVAQVAGYAVITMPICVMYAVLKHRVIDVNFVLNRALGYGILSILVIVFVSLLDYGAGHVIAQTRLATGVALVATIIVGVLLDRINRTVSNSVETVFFRERREAEEYLRRAARALPYATDEAAVSDGLAQVPVDALKLSAAALYRRSNDGERFEGVATASNTTVAPPGFDRNHLLVRMLQAGEERVWLDQLRGHLDREQAKHYVLAIPVTVRHELVSFVLYGPHRNGSQLDPEEVELLEELAREASRAYDHIEAVRIRERYAKSAAGN from the coding sequence GTGAGGTTCGCCGGGCGCGTCGTGCTGGTGGTGGTCACGGCGCTCGTGATCGTGATCTTCTATGCTCCGATCGGGCACACCGATTTCGCCGGGAACTGGCTGGGCGGCACGTACGGTGTACGGATGGAGAGCGCGGTGAACCCGCGCGTGCAGTCGGTTACACCGGGATCGCCCGCGGCGCAGGCCGGGGTATGCAGCGGCGACATTTTGCAGATTCCGCCCTTCAGCAAGACCTTCACCGCGTTTGCGTATCCGCGTGCCGGAGACCGCGCCGCCTTCATGCTCAAACACGCCGACGGATCGACGTATATTGCGAATCTCACCGCGAGGCAGATCCCCTTTACGCGCGGCGCGCAGGCGCTCGGTGTCATCGCGATGCTGCCGTCGACGATATTCGTGGTGATCGCCTTCGTACTGGTCTTCTTGCGCCCGAGCGTGATGACGTGGAGTTTCTACGCCTACGCGACCGGGTTTCTCTCGACCACCCCTTCGTTCGCGTATTTCACGCCGTATCTCCCGACCGGCGAATATCTCGTGCTCTCTTTCCTGCTCTCGACCGTGTGGGGAAATTTCGCGGTGTTTCCGCTGCTGCCGTTCGTCTTACGCTTTCCCGACGACAAGCTGACCGGCTTCGCGCGCTCGGTCGATCGCGCGGTTTGGGCGGCGATTACCGTCGTCTTCCTCGCGTATGCGTACGAATGGTACCTACGGTGGTCGAGCGGCGTACCGGTCTGGATGGGTTACGCGCTCGATACCTGGCTCCCGCTCGCGGTCTTCGCCACGGCCACTTTTTTCATGGTGAAGAAATATCAGCACGCCCGCGCCGAAATTCGTCAGCGCTTCCGATTCTTGATCGTCGGGTTCGTCGTCTCGTTCATCGCCTATGCGATCTACTTCATCCCCGGCGTTCCGCCGCTGGTCGCGCAGGTCGCCGGCTACGCGGTGATCACCATGCCGATTTGCGTGATGTACGCGGTTCTCAAACACCGCGTGATCGACGTGAACTTCGTGCTCAACCGTGCGCTGGGCTACGGCATTTTGTCGATACTCGTGATCGTCTTCGTCTCGCTGCTCGATTATGGTGCAGGCCACGTCATCGCGCAGACCCGTCTCGCCACCGGCGTCGCGCTCGTCGCCACCATCATCGTCGGCGTACTCCTCGACCGGATCAATCGTACCGTCTCGAACTCCGTGGAAACCGTGTTTTTCCGCGAGCGCCGCGAAGCCGAAGAGTATCTGCGCCGCGCCGCGCGCGCGCTGCCATACGCAACCGATGAAGCAGCGGTCTCCGACGGGCTCGCCCAGGTGCCGGTCGACGCGCTGAAGTTGAGTGCAGCCGCACTCTACCGCCGCTCGAACGACGGCGAGCGGTTCGAGGGCGTCGCGACCGCCTCGAATACGACCGTCGCTCCTCCGGGGTTCGATCGTAACCATCTGCTGGTTCGCATGCTGCAAGCCGGCGAAGAGCGCGTGTGGCTCGATCAACTCCGCGGTCACCTCGACCGCGAGCAGGCGAAACACTACGTGCTCGCGATCCCGGTGACGGTGCGTCACGAACTCGTCTCGTTCGTTCTCTACGGACCGCACCGCAACGGCTCGCAACTCGATCCGGAAGAGGTCGAGCTATTGGAAGAGCTCGCCCGCGAAGCCTCGCGCGCGTACGATCACATCGAAGCGGTGCGCATCCGCGAACGGTACGCGAAATCGGCTGCCGGTAATTAA
- a CDS encoding mechanosensitive ion channel family protein, which produces MRSLRYFSIPVIGAIVCACWYAVAGAQVPTLVPTPGHPALFASAPVVIDGIPVLRITALASPPPGAMPIQSRRFLIDGAIAQLLALDPDRNTTVYDPASFKVGIEREGSEYALVATDARHHAPLPILTVTAEDARHANLTEADLAQQWQSTLQSALIAALERRQPAAIHRSLTVLAATAIGLIVLTIAGLVLFRFLRNRAAAVVVAWGLALLWLAAVTYGLLQFPQSVGYGNAILHGAKLVALVWIVALVAERLLAIAIAQSVRAWALFGIAPGAQARYLLRVPTLSRALVGFSTFLVFFVAALATLSALQIPIASVVTIGGIAALAIGFAAQSLVRDFLNGLLVLFEDQYVVGDYVMIGDYNGMVEHLTLRVVQVRDSRGNLITIPHSTVSQVVNASRSWSRIDYRVTIDSGAEARKALAVLHETLEGLRADPSWHNSVIEPVEWSGIEAMSRNGIELRAVIRTVPLRQFEVRREINVRVLEAFRGAGIALGVDPAAPFVSAPQASPDPT; this is translated from the coding sequence ATGCGTTCTCTTCGCTACTTCTCAATACCCGTGATCGGCGCGATCGTTTGCGCTTGCTGGTATGCAGTCGCGGGCGCACAGGTACCGACGCTCGTTCCGACTCCCGGGCACCCGGCGCTCTTTGCGTCGGCGCCGGTCGTCATCGACGGCATACCGGTGTTGCGGATCACGGCGCTGGCGAGCCCGCCGCCCGGGGCGATGCCGATCCAGTCGCGCCGCTTTCTCATCGACGGAGCGATCGCGCAACTCTTGGCGCTCGACCCGGACCGCAACACCACGGTCTACGACCCGGCAAGTTTCAAGGTCGGTATCGAGCGTGAGGGGTCGGAATACGCGCTGGTCGCGACCGACGCGCGTCACCACGCCCCGCTGCCGATTCTCACTGTGACCGCCGAGGACGCCCGTCACGCGAATCTGACCGAAGCCGACCTCGCGCAACAATGGCAGAGCACGCTCCAATCGGCGCTGATCGCCGCGCTCGAACGGCGGCAGCCGGCGGCGATCCACCGCAGTCTGACGGTGCTCGCCGCTACCGCGATCGGGCTGATCGTCTTGACGATTGCAGGCCTGGTGCTCTTCCGATTCCTGCGCAATCGCGCGGCGGCAGTCGTGGTCGCGTGGGGCTTGGCGTTGCTGTGGTTGGCTGCAGTGACCTACGGCTTGCTCCAGTTTCCGCAGAGCGTCGGATACGGAAACGCGATTCTGCATGGAGCGAAGCTGGTCGCGCTGGTGTGGATCGTCGCGTTGGTCGCGGAACGTCTGCTTGCGATCGCGATCGCGCAGAGCGTGCGGGCGTGGGCATTGTTCGGCATCGCCCCGGGAGCGCAGGCGCGTTACCTCTTGCGCGTGCCGACGCTTTCGCGGGCACTGGTCGGCTTCAGCACGTTCCTCGTATTTTTCGTCGCCGCGCTGGCAACGCTGTCGGCGCTGCAAATTCCGATCGCTTCGGTCGTTACGATCGGCGGCATCGCGGCGCTCGCGATCGGCTTCGCCGCGCAGAGCCTGGTTCGCGACTTTCTCAACGGATTGCTGGTGCTCTTCGAAGACCAATACGTCGTCGGCGACTACGTGATGATCGGCGACTACAACGGCATGGTCGAGCACCTCACCCTGCGCGTCGTGCAGGTCCGCGATAGCCGCGGAAATTTGATCACGATTCCGCATAGCACCGTTTCGCAAGTCGTCAACGCGTCGCGCAGCTGGTCGCGTATCGATTATCGGGTCACGATCGATTCCGGCGCTGAGGCACGTAAGGCTCTTGCCGTTCTTCATGAGACGCTCGAAGGGCTGCGTGCCGACCCGTCTTGGCATAATTCCGTGATCGAACCGGTCGAGTGGAGCGGCATCGAAGCGATGTCGCGCAACGGCATCGAGCTTCGCGCGGTGATTCGCACCGTGCCGCTGCGTCAGTTCGAAGTGCGTCGCGAGATCAACGTTCGCGTGCTGGAAGCGTTCCGCGGCGCCGGCATCGCGCTCGGGGTTGATCCGGCGGCGCCGTTCGTGAGCGCGCCGCAGGCGAGTCCGGACCCGACGTGA
- the nadA gene encoding quinolinate synthase NadA, translated as MTSTELTLTADDERETAPILERVANVIPRVEWPLHAPYVAAINRLKRERNAVILAHNYQVPEIYHTVADIVGDSLALAIQAAKTPADVIVLCGVHFMAETAKLVNPEKTVLVPDLRAGCSLAESITAADVRLLRERYPGVPVVTYVNTSAAVKAESDVCVTSGNAVEIVEALEVPRVIFLPDEYLAKYVATKTKTEIIAWKGHCEVHERFTGADIRKYRQGDPRLVVIAHPECPPDVLAEADFVGSTHGMSEYVREHQNARVLMVTECSMADNVAGSYPSVEFVRPCNLCPHMKRNTLPKILHSLQTMQYEVTVDAAVAQRARAAVERMLDFSRARGAR; from the coding sequence ATGACCTCCACCGAACTCACCCTCACCGCCGACGACGAGCGTGAAACCGCGCCGATCCTCGAACGCGTCGCCAACGTGATTCCACGCGTCGAGTGGCCGCTGCACGCGCCATACGTCGCTGCGATCAACCGCCTCAAGCGCGAGCGCAACGCCGTCATACTCGCGCACAACTACCAGGTACCCGAGATTTACCACACGGTTGCCGACATCGTGGGCGATTCGCTTGCGCTCGCGATCCAAGCTGCAAAAACGCCGGCCGACGTCATCGTGCTGTGCGGCGTGCACTTCATGGCCGAGACCGCCAAGCTGGTCAACCCCGAGAAGACCGTGTTGGTGCCGGACCTGCGCGCCGGTTGTTCGCTGGCGGAGTCGATTACCGCGGCCGACGTGCGCTTGCTGCGCGAGCGGTATCCCGGCGTTCCGGTCGTCACCTACGTCAACACGTCGGCCGCGGTCAAAGCCGAATCCGACGTGTGCGTGACCAGTGGTAACGCGGTTGAGATCGTCGAGGCGCTCGAAGTTCCGCGGGTGATCTTCCTTCCCGACGAATATCTTGCAAAGTACGTCGCTACGAAGACCAAGACCGAGATCATCGCGTGGAAGGGCCATTGCGAAGTGCACGAGCGATTCACCGGCGCCGACATTCGTAAGTACAGGCAGGGCGATCCGCGGCTCGTCGTGATCGCGCACCCCGAGTGTCCGCCGGACGTTCTTGCGGAAGCCGATTTCGTCGGGTCGACGCACGGTATGTCCGAATACGTACGCGAGCACCAGAACGCGCGCGTGCTCATGGTCACCGAGTGTTCGATGGCCGATAACGTGGCCGGCAGCTATCCAAGCGTCGAATTCGTGCGGCCGTGCAATCTGTGTCCGCACATGAAGCGCAACACGCTGCCGAAAATCCTGCACAGCTTGCAGACGATGCAGTACGAAGTCACGGTCGATGCGGCGGTCGCGCAGCGCGCCCGCGCCGCGGTCGAACGCATGCTCGACTTTTCCCGCGCGCGCGGTGCCCGGTGA
- a CDS encoding L-aspartate oxidase: MNAQRAAVVIVGAGIAGLMAALKLAPLPVTVLCKRRLGSGAATDWAQGGIAAAMGTDDSPSLHAIDTQRAGAGISDARIVTILTNDAPARIEELLELGAAFDRDASGELALGREAAHQRRRIVKAGGDATGHEILSTLIAAVREAPTITVVEDITAHDIVLRDGRVAGVHAHDRDGRALTFLAPAVVLATGGIGRLYRYTTNPVEATGDGIAMAARAGATLADMEFVQFHPTALAVGLDPMPLVTEAVRGEGAVLLNDLGERFMLAIHPDAELAPRDVVARAIFEQMQRGRLVGLDAREAIGEQFPQEFPTVFGFCQSAGIDPRAARIPVAPAAHYHMGGIAVDEWGRSSVAGLWACGETSATGVHGANRLASNSLLEALVYGSRVAESIALSHPEPLDAAGDERSPAESSDADHNDVIGDLRNLMHTNVGLVRNEFGLREALSRIEDLERGFPRAGNDLRNLLVVARLIAEAALSRKESRGSHYRSDYPATDEALAKRSFTHLLRA, translated from the coding sequence GTGAACGCACAGCGCGCCGCCGTGGTGATCGTCGGCGCCGGCATCGCCGGATTGATGGCGGCGCTCAAACTCGCGCCGTTGCCGGTTACGGTTCTGTGCAAACGCCGCCTCGGGAGCGGCGCAGCGACCGATTGGGCGCAAGGCGGTATCGCGGCCGCGATGGGCACGGACGACTCGCCCTCGCTGCACGCGATCGACACCCAGCGCGCCGGCGCCGGCATCAGCGACGCGCGGATCGTCACGATCTTGACCAACGACGCACCGGCACGCATCGAGGAGCTGCTCGAACTCGGTGCTGCGTTCGACCGTGACGCGTCCGGCGAACTCGCGCTCGGCCGGGAAGCGGCACACCAACGGCGACGCATCGTCAAAGCCGGCGGCGATGCCACCGGCCACGAGATTCTGAGCACGCTCATCGCCGCCGTGCGTGAAGCGCCGACGATCACCGTCGTCGAAGACATCACTGCCCACGACATCGTGCTGCGGGACGGACGCGTCGCCGGCGTGCACGCACACGACCGCGACGGCCGCGCGCTCACGTTTCTCGCGCCGGCGGTGGTGCTCGCCACCGGCGGCATCGGTCGCCTGTACCGGTACACCACCAATCCCGTCGAGGCGACCGGCGACGGCATCGCGATGGCCGCGCGCGCGGGCGCCACGCTCGCCGACATGGAGTTCGTGCAGTTTCATCCCACCGCACTCGCCGTGGGTCTCGATCCAATGCCGCTCGTGACCGAAGCGGTGCGCGGCGAAGGCGCCGTCCTGCTCAACGACCTGGGCGAGCGGTTCATGCTGGCGATTCATCCGGACGCGGAACTTGCACCGCGCGACGTCGTCGCGCGCGCCATTTTCGAACAGATGCAGCGCGGCCGTCTCGTCGGTCTCGATGCGCGCGAAGCGATCGGCGAACAATTTCCGCAAGAGTTTCCGACGGTCTTCGGATTCTGTCAATCGGCGGGAATCGATCCGCGCGCAGCGCGGATTCCGGTGGCACCGGCGGCGCACTATCATATGGGCGGCATCGCGGTCGACGAATGGGGCCGTTCCTCGGTGGCCGGATTGTGGGCGTGCGGTGAAACGAGCGCAACCGGCGTGCACGGTGCGAACCGGTTGGCGAGCAACTCGCTCCTCGAAGCGCTGGTGTACGGTTCCCGCGTAGCCGAAAGCATTGCCCTCTCTCACCCCGAGCCCCTCGACGCCGCCGGCGACGAGCGTAGCCCAGCGGAGTCGAGCGACGCGGATCACAACGATGTGATTGGCGATCTGCGGAACCTGATGCACACCAATGTGGGTCTGGTCCGCAACGAGTTCGGCCTGCGCGAAGCACTCTCACGCATCGAGGATCTCGAACGAGGCTTTCCTCGTGCAGGAAACGACCTGCGGAATCTGCTCGTCGTGGCGCGATTGATCGCCGAGGCCGCCCTCTCGCGTAAAGAGAGCCGCGGCAGTCACTACCGTTCCGACTATCCCGCGACGGATGAAGCGCTTGCGAAACGCTCCTTCACGCATCTCCTGCGAGCGTAG
- the nadC gene encoding carboxylating nicotinate-nucleotide diphosphorylase produces the protein MKRLRNAPSRISCERSAPARLLIEPLVRAALTEDLAHGGDLTTDAIVPRELRTTAQIRARAGGVVAGLDAALLTFDLLEPGAVTTRTRIHDGELVAPGGVVADLEGPARVLLTGERTMLNLLSRLCGIATATRALVDAVAATRARIVDTRKTTPGLRILEKYAVRCGGGSNHRFGLDDAVLIKDNHLALAGSIREAVARVRALAGHMVKVEVEVDTLEQLREALREPIDAVLLDNMEPPALTEAVRVVNGAVLTEASGGIRPETIAAVAASGVDLISVGWLTHGAPALDLGLDIALG, from the coding sequence ATGAAGCGCTTGCGAAACGCTCCTTCACGCATCTCCTGCGAGCGTAGCGCGCCGGCGCGGCTCCTGATCGAGCCGCTCGTGCGCGCCGCGCTGACCGAAGACCTCGCCCACGGCGGCGATCTCACAACCGATGCGATCGTTCCGCGCGAGCTGCGCACGACCGCACAGATTCGCGCGCGCGCCGGCGGCGTGGTCGCCGGGCTGGACGCGGCGCTCCTCACCTTCGATCTGCTCGAACCGGGCGCGGTCACGACGAGAACACGGATTCACGACGGCGAGCTCGTCGCGCCCGGCGGCGTCGTCGCCGATTTGGAAGGGCCGGCGCGCGTGCTCCTGACCGGCGAGCGCACGATGCTCAACCTGCTCTCGCGTCTGTGCGGAATCGCGACCGCGACGCGCGCCTTGGTCGACGCGGTCGCCGCGACGCGCGCGCGCATCGTCGATACGCGCAAGACGACGCCGGGATTGCGAATTCTCGAGAAATACGCGGTGCGCTGCGGCGGCGGAAGCAACCACCGCTTCGGTCTCGATGACGCGGTCTTGATCAAGGACAACCATCTCGCGCTGGCCGGTTCGATTCGCGAAGCGGTTGCGCGAGTGCGCGCGCTCGCGGGACACATGGTCAAGGTCGAGGTCGAGGTCGATACGCTCGAGCAGCTGCGCGAAGCGCTGCGCGAACCGATCGACGCGGTACTGCTCGATAACATGGAGCCGCCGGCGTTGACCGAAGCCGTGCGCGTCGTGAACGGCGCGGTTCTAACGGAAGCCAGCGGCGGTATTCGCCCCGAAACGATTGCAGCCGTTGCTGCCAGCGGCGTCGATTTGATCTCGGTCGGGTGGCTCACCCACGGCGCACCCGCCCTCGATCTGGGTTTAGATATCGCGCTCGGCTAA